Proteins from one Methanobacterium sp. genomic window:
- a CDS encoding 3-isopropylmalate dehydratase small subunit: MKLEGKAWKFGDDISTDHIAPGRLFHLRSNLEELAKHVLEDADAEFPKKVQKGDFVVAGRNFGLGSSREHAPRIIKIAGVSAVLAKSFARIFFRNAINVGLPVLICDTDKIDVGDTLEVDLEKGVVLNKSKNLTLTFSPLPKAMLNILNDGGLSSHIKKHGDFKLE; this comes from the coding sequence ATGAAGTTAGAAGGAAAGGCTTGGAAGTTTGGGGATGATATAAGCACAGACCATATTGCGCCTGGAAGGCTTTTTCATCTACGTTCAAATTTAGAGGAATTGGCAAAGCATGTTCTTGAGGATGCTGATGCAGAGTTTCCCAAAAAGGTGCAGAAGGGAGATTTTGTTGTTGCAGGCAGGAATTTTGGGCTTGGCTCAAGCAGGGAACATGCGCCAAGGATAATAAAGATAGCAGGCGTTAGCGCTGTGCTTGCAAAGTCCTTTGCAAGGATATTCTTTAGAAATGCCATAAATGTCGGCCTGCCGGTCTTGATATGCGATACAGACAAGATTGATGTTGGCGACACCCTTGAGGTTGATTTGGAAAAGGGGGTTGTTCTGAACAAATCAAAGAACCTGACCCTTACCTTCAGTCCTTTGCCAAAAGCAATGCTGAATATACTAAACGATG